The genomic window TCCAGCAATACAATCTGCTGCCCGCACTGAATGCGGCGGAAAATGCAGCCATCCCACTGATTATCCGTGGGGTCAAGCGAAAGAAAGCGGTGGAGCATGCCACCGAAGTGCTGCAATCGGTGGGGCTGGGCGACAAAGTGCGTTCGTATCCTAACCAGCTTTCCGGTGGGCAGCAGCAACGAGTGGCAATTGCCCGTGCTCTCGTTCACGAGCCCCGCCTGCTGGTCTGCGATGAACCCACGGCAGCACTGGATGGTAAATCGGGCCAAACGGTAATGCAGTTGCTGACGGCAGTGGCCTGCAAGCCCGATCGCGTGGTCATTGTGGTTACCCACGACAGCCGCGTGTATCACTTTGGTGATCGAATGATTTCCATGAATGATGGTTTGGTTGAACAAGTACTGTCGAAAGATCAGTTTCCGAAGGATCATTAATTAAACAGGTGGAAAAATGCTGACACGAATTGCCCTGCCACTGATCTCGATTGCTATGCTTTGTTTCGCCTTGATTCATGTGGTAAGTGGGAATCAGACCAATCCCAAACTCCCACCGATGGTGGAACCCGCAAAACAACCGTTTGCCAAAACAGTAGCTGGGGCCGGGATTGTGGAGCCCAAAAGCGAAAACATCTCGATTGGTGCCTATCTTCCAGGCATCGTTACGGAAATTATGGTTAAGGTAAACGATACAGTGGAACCAGGAACGCCATTGTTTCGGCTGGATGATCGTCATCTGGCAGCCGATGAGGAAGTGAAAAAGGCGGAACTGACGATTGCCAAGGAAGAATTAAAACAGTTGGAACAAAGCCCCAAGCCACAGGAATTGCTACCACTGGAAGCACGAGTGCAGGAAGCGAAAGCGGTGCTGGCCAGTGCGGTGGATGCTTCACGACGAGCGAACGATCTGGCACGCACGGGAGCCATTGGCGAAGAGGAAGTGGTGCAGCGACGCAACGCCGAAAAAACGGCGATTGCACAACTGGCACGTGCCGAAGCGGACCTGGCTTTAATGAAAAAAGAGGTCGAAGTAGTTTGGGAACGCCAGAAAGATGTTCTGCGTTCCCGCATCCAACTGGCAGAGGAAAGAGTACGGCAGGTGGCCGTGGAACGGAAACGGATGATTGTTACCGCACCGATCCGTGGGAAGGTGCTGCAAAAAGACCTGCACGTGGGGGAATATGTGGGAATCCCAGCAGGTCGTACCCTGATGGTACTGGGAGATACCAGCACGCTGCACATCCGAATGGACGTGGATGAAGCCGATATACCCCGCCTGAACCTGAAAGCCGAGGCGATTGCCAGCCCACGTGGGAATGGGGAAGTGAAAATTCCATTAAAATTTGTGCGTGTGGAACCCCTGGTGGTGCCTAAAAAATCGCTGACCGGCTTAGGCACTGAACGGGTA from Zavarzinella sp. includes these protein-coding regions:
- a CDS encoding ABC transporter ATP-binding protein; translation: MNASTQPISDQLNAPPADAAVRCHGVTKDFGSGDTRVQVLRGVDMEARYGELTLLVGPSGCGKTTLISLICGLLDVTGGTIDVLNAPLSRMRGNQRTNFRSENIGFVFQQYNLLPALNAAENAAIPLIIRGVKRKKAVEHATEVLQSVGLGDKVRSYPNQLSGGQQQRVAIARALVHEPRLLVCDEPTAALDGKSGQTVMQLLTAVACKPDRVVIVVTHDSRVYHFGDRMISMNDGLVEQVLSKDQFPKDH
- a CDS encoding HlyD family efflux transporter periplasmic adaptor subunit, with translation MLTRIALPLISIAMLCFALIHVVSGNQTNPKLPPMVEPAKQPFAKTVAGAGIVEPKSENISIGAYLPGIVTEIMVKVNDTVEPGTPLFRLDDRHLAADEEVKKAELTIAKEELKQLEQSPKPQELLPLEARVQEAKAVLASAVDASRRANDLARTGAIGEEEVVQRRNAEKTAIAQLARAEADLALMKKEVEVVWERQKDVLRSRIQLAEERVRQVAVERKRMIVTAPIRGKVLQKDLHVGEYVGIPAGRTLMVLGDTSTLHIRMDVDEADIPRLNLKAEAIASPRGNGEVKIPLKFVRVEPLVVPKKSLTGLGTERVDTRVLQVIFAVQSTPQDLYVGQQLEVFLRAE